One Rhododendron vialii isolate Sample 1 chromosome 2a, ASM3025357v1 genomic region harbors:
- the LOC131318064 gene encoding probable aldo-keto reductase 2: MAAAAPSVRRTKLGSQGMEVSAQGLGCMGMSSSYGPPKPEQDMIELVHHAVSSGVTFLDTSDVYGDNELVLAKALKGGWREKVQLATKFGITKKDGAIIPRGEPEYVREACERSLKRLEVDYIDLYYQHRIDTTIPIEVTVGALKELVEEGKIKYIGLSEASASTIRRAHAVHPLTAVQMEWSLWSRDIEADVVPTCRELGIAIVPYSPLGRGFLSGGANLVANLADGDLRKNMPRFKPENVEHNKKIFERVHEMAQKKGCTPSQLALAWVHHQGNDVCPIPGTTKIENLNQNIGALSVKLTPEEMAELESYASGDAVKGDRHVYMSTTWINSETPPLSSWKPK; the protein is encoded by the exons ATGGCAGCAGCAGCACCATCAGTGAGGAGAACGAAATTGGGTTCGCAAGGAATGGAGGTATCAGCACAGGGGCTGGGGTGTATGGGCATGTCGTCCTCGTACGGCCCCCCCAAGCCCGAACAAGACATGATCGAGCTCGTCCACCACGCCGTCTCATCCGGCGTCACCTTTCTCGACACCTCCGACGTCTACGGCGACAACGAGCTCGTCCTCGCCAAG GCTCTGAAAGGAGGGTGGAGAGAAAAAGTGCAGTTGGCGACAAAATTCGGGATCACCAAAAAGGATGGTGCCATAATACCACGCGGAGAGCCAGAGTACGTGAGGGAGGCTTGCGAGAGAAGCTTGAAACGTCTGGAGGTGGATTACATCGATCTCTATTACCAGCATCGGATTGACACCACCATCCCAATCGAAGTCACG GTTGGAGCACTCAAGGAGCTGGTCGAAGAGGGTAAAATAAAGTACATCGGCTTGTCTGAAGCCTCTGCTTCTACAATCAGAAGGGCACATGCTGTGCATCCTTTAACAGCTGTGCAGATGGAGTGGTCCTTATGGTCAAGAGATATAGAGGCGGACGTTGTTCCCACTTGCAG AGAACTTGGCATTGCAATTGTTCCATACAGTCCTTTGGGACGGGGATTTTTATCAGGAGGTGCCAATTTGGTTGCAAACTTGGCGGATGGTGATTTGCGAAAG AATATGCCAAGGTTCAAACCCGAAAACGTTGAGCATAACAAGAAGATATTCGAGCGGGTGCACGAAATGGCACAAAAGAAGGGCTGCACACCATCACAGCTGGCATTGGCGTGGGTCCACCACCAAGGGAACGACGTGTGTCCTATACCTGGTACCACCAAGATTGAGAACTTAAACCAGAACATTGGTGCATTATCCGTAAAGCTAACTCCTGAAGAAATGGCTGAACTGGAATCCTATGCTTCCGGTGATGCGGTTAAGGGTGATAGACATGTGTACATGTCGACTACGTGGATAAATTCAGAGACTCCTCCATTGTCCTCGTGGAAACCTAAGTGA